The following proteins come from a genomic window of Terribacillus aidingensis:
- the cysS gene encoding cysteine--tRNA ligase yields the protein MSVKIYNTLSRKKEPFVPLEEGKVSMYVCGPTVYNYIHIGNARPPIVFDTVRRYLEYRGYDVKYVMNFTDVDDKIINAAKEMGEDVYAVAEKFIQAYQEDTSALGVKEGALHPRVTDSMEEIIDFVQGLINKGYAYVSEGDVYFRTRSFDGYGKLSHQSIDELRSGARIRVGEQKDDPLDFALWKNAKPGEISWETPWGEGRPGWHIECSAMVKKHLGDTIDIHAGGTDLTFPHHENEIAQSEALNGKSFANYWMHNGHINIDNEKMSKSLGNFILAHDLIKKHDPQVLRFFMLSVHYRNPINFTDELLESAKTGLARIKNAYDNLQHRKAASTNQDNNADGVMGTIQELRTRFEEEMDDDFNTANAISVLFDLAKEANVYLQQEQTSEPVIEAFIKAFEELGSVLGIKFAAETELLDDEIEGLLAQRVEARKNRDFQEADRIRDLLKEKNIILEDTSQGTRWKRG from the coding sequence ATGTCGGTAAAAATTTATAATACACTGAGCCGTAAAAAGGAGCCTTTCGTTCCGCTTGAAGAAGGAAAGGTAAGTATGTACGTCTGCGGCCCAACTGTTTACAACTATATTCATATCGGTAACGCAAGACCGCCGATCGTTTTCGATACAGTACGGCGCTATCTTGAATATCGCGGTTATGATGTCAAATATGTCATGAACTTCACTGATGTGGATGACAAAATCATCAATGCGGCAAAAGAGATGGGCGAGGATGTTTACGCGGTTGCAGAGAAATTCATCCAAGCTTATCAGGAAGATACGTCTGCACTTGGTGTCAAAGAAGGCGCGCTCCACCCGCGTGTTACGGATAGTATGGAAGAAATCATAGACTTTGTGCAAGGCTTGATCAATAAAGGGTATGCGTATGTATCAGAGGGGGATGTCTACTTCCGTACACGTTCCTTTGACGGCTACGGTAAATTGTCACATCAGTCCATTGATGAGTTGCGCTCAGGAGCCCGTATTCGTGTGGGTGAGCAGAAGGACGATCCACTTGATTTTGCTTTATGGAAAAATGCAAAGCCAGGAGAGATTTCATGGGAAACGCCATGGGGCGAAGGGCGCCCGGGCTGGCACATCGAATGCTCCGCTATGGTGAAAAAGCATCTTGGTGACACAATCGATATCCATGCAGGCGGAACCGATCTTACATTCCCGCACCATGAAAATGAGATCGCACAATCAGAGGCCCTTAATGGAAAGTCATTTGCGAACTACTGGATGCATAACGGTCACATCAATATCGATAACGAGAAAATGTCCAAATCACTTGGCAACTTCATTCTTGCCCATGATCTGATCAAAAAACATGATCCGCAAGTATTACGATTCTTTATGTTGAGCGTACATTACCGTAACCCGATCAATTTTACGGATGAATTATTGGAAAGTGCAAAGACTGGTTTGGCGCGAATCAAAAATGCTTATGATAATCTGCAGCATAGAAAAGCTGCCAGCACAAACCAGGATAATAACGCGGATGGTGTTATGGGAACGATCCAAGAGCTAAGGACTCGTTTCGAGGAAGAAATGGATGATGATTTCAACACAGCTAACGCTATATCCGTCCTATTTGATTTAGCAAAAGAAGCAAATGTTTACTTGCAGCAGGAGCAAACATCCGAGCCAGTGATCGAAGCCTTTATCAAGGCATTCGAAGAGCTTGGCAGTGTGCTTGGCATCAAATTTGCTGCTGAGACAGAATTGCTCGACGATGAAATTGAAGGCTTGCTTGCACAGCGTGTGGAGGCCCGTAAGAATCGTGATTTCCAGGAAGCAGACCGGATTCGTGATTTGCTTAAGGAGAAAAATATCATCCTTGAGGATACTTCACAAGGTACACGCTGGAAAAGAGGATAA
- a CDS encoding Mini-ribonuclease 3, with translation MDVKQMKSLALAYMGDAVYEIYVRRHLLQKGEVKPNHLHQAAVTFVSAKSQAKVIRDWLEQDMLSEEEQAVFRRGRNAKSGTVPKNTDVQTYRYSTGFEALIGYHYLLEDTERLETLIQAAIKHVEERSQQHGR, from the coding sequence ATGGACGTGAAACAAATGAAAAGTCTGGCGCTCGCTTATATGGGGGACGCTGTATATGAGATTTATGTCCGCCGGCACCTCCTGCAAAAAGGAGAAGTAAAACCGAATCATCTGCACCAAGCAGCAGTCACCTTCGTTTCTGCAAAATCACAAGCGAAGGTGATTCGGGATTGGCTTGAGCAGGACATGCTATCGGAAGAAGAACAAGCGGTCTTCCGGAGAGGGCGTAATGCCAAGTCGGGTACGGTGCCTAAAAATACGGACGTGCAGACTTACAGATATAGCACAGGCTTTGAAGCGCTAATTGGGTACCACTATCTTCTGGAAGATACAGAGCGTCTTGAAACTCTTATACAAGCAGCTATCAAACATGTAGAAGAAAGGAGTCAGCAGCATGGCAGATGA
- the rlmB gene encoding 23S rRNA (guanosine(2251)-2'-O)-methyltransferase RlmB: protein MADEWIIGKNPVTEALRSGRSINKIMVSEHLQPKTWQSIQELAKASGTIVQKVPKRKLDQLIEGAHQGIVASVAAYEYSSVDDLFRVAEERGEEPFFIILDEMEDPHNLGSILRTADAVGAHGVIIPKRRSVSLTATVAKTSAGAIEYIPVARVTNLAQTIDHLKERNVWVAGTAAEGAIDYRRLDAVGAIALVIGNEGKGISRLVREKCDWTVSLPMHGKVTSLNASVAASLLMYEVNRQRHPLGE, encoded by the coding sequence ATGGCAGATGAATGGATAATCGGAAAGAACCCAGTAACGGAAGCATTGCGGTCTGGCCGCTCAATTAATAAAATCATGGTTTCGGAGCATTTACAGCCAAAAACATGGCAGTCGATACAGGAACTTGCAAAAGCAAGCGGTACAATCGTGCAGAAAGTACCGAAAAGAAAATTGGATCAATTGATTGAGGGGGCTCACCAAGGGATTGTTGCTTCGGTCGCAGCCTACGAGTACAGCTCAGTGGATGATCTATTCCGTGTAGCGGAGGAGCGGGGAGAGGAACCATTCTTCATCATCCTTGATGAAATGGAGGATCCGCACAATCTTGGTTCTATTCTGCGTACAGCAGATGCAGTCGGTGCTCATGGCGTCATTATTCCGAAGCGGCGTTCAGTCAGCCTGACAGCTACGGTAGCTAAGACATCTGCAGGAGCCATCGAGTATATTCCTGTCGCACGCGTAACGAATCTGGCCCAGACGATCGATCATTTGAAGGAACGGAATGTATGGGTTGCTGGTACAGCAGCAGAAGGCGCGATTGATTATCGCCGTCTGGATGCAGTCGGAGCTATTGCCCTTGTAATCGGAAATGAAGGAAAAGGTATCAGCAGGCTTGTCCGGGAGAAATGTGATTGGACAGTCTCGCTGCCTATGCATGGTAAAGTCACTTCCCTTAATGCAAGTGTCGCGGCAAGTCTTCTCATGTATGAAGTAAACCGTCAGCGTCATCCCCTAGGGGAATAA
- a CDS encoding NYN domain-containing protein encodes MVILVVDGYNVIGAWEELHALRDTDFEQSRQLLIEKLAEYQAYTGHRVIVVFDAYHVRGLEKKYENYKVEVLYTKEKETADDRIEKLIKTLKNVKTQVYVATSDYAEQSTIFGQGALRKSSRELYLEIKQIEREIDQEIREYNTRQFPPKIPLKPEVRDILEAWRRRKK; translated from the coding sequence ATGGTCATTTTGGTGGTCGATGGCTATAACGTCATCGGGGCATGGGAAGAACTGCATGCACTCCGCGATACGGATTTTGAACAATCCCGCCAGCTGCTTATTGAGAAGCTGGCCGAGTATCAGGCTTACACAGGACATCGGGTAATTGTCGTATTCGATGCCTATCATGTGAGGGGATTAGAGAAAAAATACGAAAATTATAAAGTAGAAGTTCTCTATACAAAAGAAAAAGAGACGGCGGATGACCGTATCGAAAAACTGATTAAAACGTTGAAAAATGTCAAGACACAAGTTTACGTCGCAACTTCTGATTACGCAGAACAGAGTACTATATTTGGGCAAGGAGCACTTCGTAAATCATCCAGGGAACTATATCTGGAGATAAAGCAGATAGAGCGTGAAATTGACCAGGAAATCAGAGAGTACAATACTCGACAATTTCCGCCAAAAATCCCCTTAAAACCCGAAGTAAGGGATATACTCGAAGCATGGCGCAGAAGGAAGAAATAA
- the sigH gene encoding RNA polymerase sporulation sigma factor SigH, with translation MTIVKQRTVGQDYAVMEDSVLVDLVKAGHVDALDFLINKYRNFVRAKARTYFLIGADREDIVQEGMIGLYKAIRDFNGEKLASFKAFAELCVTRQIITAIKTATRQKHIPLNSYVSLDKPIYDEESDRTLLDIIVSSKAGDPQDVLINQERFLDMEEKMAQLLSELERQVLALYLDGRSYQEISEELKRHVKSIDNALQRVKRKLERYLEISEVTL, from the coding sequence GTGACAATTGTCAAGCAGCGGACGGTAGGCCAGGATTACGCAGTGATGGAAGATAGTGTTCTTGTAGATTTAGTTAAAGCAGGTCATGTTGATGCCCTAGATTTTCTGATTAACAAGTATCGAAATTTTGTCAGAGCGAAAGCTCGCACGTATTTTCTGATTGGAGCCGACCGGGAAGACATTGTCCAGGAAGGGATGATCGGTCTTTATAAGGCCATTCGTGATTTTAATGGAGAGAAGCTTGCTTCATTCAAGGCGTTCGCCGAACTCTGTGTAACCAGGCAGATTATCACAGCAATCAAGACGGCGACCAGACAAAAGCATATTCCGCTCAATTCTTATGTATCGCTGGACAAGCCAATCTATGATGAGGAATCCGACAGGACTTTGCTTGATATCATAGTCAGCTCAAAAGCGGGTGATCCGCAAGACGTTTTGATCAATCAGGAACGGTTCCTCGATATGGAGGAGAAGATGGCACAGCTGCTCAGTGAACTGGAGAGACAGGTATTGGCTCTCTATCTGGACGGCAGATCCTATCAGGAGATTTCTGAGGAGCTGAAGCGGCATGTCAAATCAATTGATAATGCCCTGCAGCGGGTGAAGCGAAAGCTCGAGCGATATCTTGAAATAAGCGAAGTGACATTATAA
- the rpmG gene encoding 50S ribosomal protein L33: protein MRKTITLACSECLSRNYSTAKSGNQSQRLETRKFCKRCDKHTVHRETK, encoded by the coding sequence TTGCGTAAAACAATTACATTAGCGTGCTCGGAATGTTTGAGCCGCAACTATTCCACAGCAAAGAGTGGGAATCAATCACAGCGCTTAGAGACTAGGAAATTCTGCAAACGATGCGACAAGCATACAGTCCATCGGGAGACAAAATAG
- the secE gene encoding preprotein translocase subunit SecE encodes MNPVTFLKNVSKEMKKVSWPTGKELYRYTIVTVLTVVFAAIFFGLVDLGISEILNLFF; translated from the coding sequence ATGAATCCTGTTACGTTTTTGAAAAATGTATCCAAAGAGATGAAGAAGGTAAGTTGGCCAACTGGTAAAGAGCTATATCGCTATACGATCGTGACGGTTTTAACAGTCGTGTTCGCTGCTATATTCTTCGGTTTAGTTGATTTAGGGATCTCTGAGATTTTAAATTTATTCTTTTGA
- the nusG gene encoding transcription termination/antitermination protein NusG, with amino-acid sequence MEKRWYVVHTYSGYENKVKANLEKRLDSMGMEDKIFRVVVPEDEETEIKNGKRKTAMKKVFPGYVLTEMVMTDDSWYVVRNTPGVTGFVGSTGSGSKPTPLLDEEVEVILKRMGMEETLTEFDFEEKESVRVTDGPFNDFTGTIENIDMDKQKVKVHVNMFGRETPVELDFSQIEKL; translated from the coding sequence ATGGAAAAAAGATGGTATGTCGTACACACCTATTCTGGATATGAAAACAAAGTAAAGGCCAACCTGGAGAAAAGACTCGATTCCATGGGAATGGAAGATAAAATCTTCCGCGTCGTCGTTCCTGAGGATGAAGAGACAGAAATTAAGAACGGTAAACGTAAGACAGCGATGAAGAAAGTCTTCCCTGGTTACGTATTGACTGAAATGGTCATGACGGATGATTCCTGGTATGTGGTCCGTAATACACCGGGCGTAACTGGTTTCGTCGGATCCACTGGTTCTGGTTCCAAGCCGACACCACTTTTGGATGAAGAAGTCGAAGTAATCCTCAAACGGATGGGTATGGAAGAGACACTGACAGAGTTCGATTTTGAAGAGAAAGAAAGTGTACGCGTAACGGATGGACCATTCAACGACTTTACTGGAACGATCGAAAATATCGACATGGATAAACAGAAAGTAAAAGTTCATGTAAATATGTTCGGACGGGAAACACCAGTGGAGCTTGATTTTTCCCAAATCGAAAAATTATAA
- the rplK gene encoding 50S ribosomal protein L11 translates to MAKKVIKVVKLQIPAAKANPAPPVGPALGQAGVNIMGFCKEFNARTQEQAGLIIPVEITVFEDRSFTFITKTPPAAVLLKKAAGIESGSGEPNRNKVATVKRDKVREIAESKMPDLNAANVESAMRMVEGTARSMGIVIED, encoded by the coding sequence GTGGCTAAAAAAGTAATCAAAGTTGTAAAATTGCAGATCCCTGCAGCTAAAGCGAATCCAGCTCCACCAGTTGGACCGGCACTAGGTCAAGCAGGTGTGAACATCATGGGATTCTGTAAGGAATTTAACGCCCGCACGCAAGAACAAGCAGGCTTGATCATTCCAGTTGAAATCACGGTATTCGAAGACCGTTCATTTACATTCATCACTAAAACTCCGCCTGCTGCAGTCTTGCTTAAGAAAGCAGCTGGTATCGAATCAGGTTCAGGCGAACCGAACCGTAACAAAGTCGCTACTGTTAAACGCGATAAAGTAAGAGAGATTGCGGAATCTAAAATGCCTGACTTGAATGCTGCAAACGTTGAATCAGCAATGCGTATGGTTGAAGGTACTGCTCGCAGTATGGGAATTGTCATCGAAGACTAA
- the rplA gene encoding 50S ribosomal protein L1, whose protein sequence is MAVKSKKKQEALKLVDRTALYEVKEAVELVKKTATAKFDETIEAAFRLGVDPKKADQQIRGAMVLPHGTGKSQRVLVFAKGDKAKEAEAAGADFVGEQDLIAKINGGWFDFDVIVATPDMMAEVGKLGRVLGPKGLMPNPKTGTVTFDVEKAIQEIKAGKVEYRVDKQSNVHVPIGKASFSEEKLEENLVALIEQLIKVKPQASKGLYMKNVAIASTMGPGIKVDVAPFR, encoded by the coding sequence ATGGCTGTAAAAAGCAAAAAGAAACAAGAAGCACTTAAGCTTGTTGACCGTACTGCATTGTACGAAGTAAAAGAAGCTGTTGAGCTTGTCAAAAAGACTGCTACTGCTAAATTTGACGAAACAATCGAAGCTGCTTTCCGTTTGGGAGTAGACCCTAAGAAAGCTGACCAGCAAATCCGTGGCGCAATGGTATTGCCACACGGTACTGGTAAATCTCAACGCGTATTGGTATTCGCTAAAGGCGATAAAGCAAAAGAAGCGGAAGCTGCTGGTGCTGATTTCGTAGGCGAACAAGATCTAATCGCGAAAATCAACGGAGGCTGGTTCGATTTCGACGTTATCGTTGCAACTCCGGACATGATGGCTGAAGTTGGTAAATTGGGCCGTGTACTAGGACCAAAAGGTCTTATGCCTAACCCGAAAACGGGAACTGTTACATTCGACGTAGAAAAAGCTATCCAGGAAATCAAAGCTGGTAAAGTTGAATACCGCGTTGACAAACAGTCCAACGTCCATGTACCAATCGGTAAAGCTTCCTTCTCTGAAGAGAAATTGGAAGAAAACCTTGTTGCATTGATCGAACAACTTATTAAAGTGAAACCACAAGCTTCCAAAGGCCTTTACATGAAGAACGTAGCAATCGCTTCTACTATGGGTCCTGGAATCAAGGTTGACGTAGCACCATTCCGTTAA
- the rplJ gene encoding 50S ribosomal protein L10: MSKIIEQKQQVVTEIAEKFQASQSTIVVDYRGLTVSEVTELRKQLREAGVDFKVYKNTLTRRATEVAGLTELDENLTGPTAIAFSNEDVIAPAKILNDFAKKNEALEIKAGVIQGNVASVEQVKELADLPNYEGLLSMLLSVLQAPVRNFAYAAKAIAEQKEEQGA; the protein is encoded by the coding sequence ATGTCCAAGATCATCGAACAAAAGCAACAGGTTGTAACAGAAATCGCTGAGAAATTCCAAGCGAGCCAATCTACAATCGTAGTAGACTACCGAGGTCTTACTGTTTCTGAGGTGACTGAACTTCGCAAACAGCTTCGTGAAGCTGGAGTGGATTTCAAAGTCTACAAAAACACGTTGACTCGCCGTGCTACGGAAGTTGCTGGTTTGACAGAACTAGACGAGAACTTGACAGGCCCAACTGCTATTGCCTTCAGTAATGAAGATGTAATTGCTCCTGCTAAGATCTTGAACGACTTCGCGAAAAAGAACGAAGCACTAGAAATCAAAGCTGGTGTCATCCAAGGCAATGTAGCTTCTGTAGAACAAGTTAAAGAACTTGCAGATCTACCGAACTACGAAGGTTTGCTTTCTATGTTGCTTAGCGTGCTACAAGCACCAGTTCGCAACTTCGCTTACGCTGCGAAAGCAATCGCAGAACAAAAAGAAGAGCAAGGCGCTTAA
- the rplL gene encoding 50S ribosomal protein L7/L12 yields the protein MSKETIIEEIKGMSVLELNDLVKAIEEEFGVTAAAPVAVAGGGAAEAAEEQTEFDVVLTSAGASKIKVVKAVREATGLGLKDAKDLVDNAPGNIKEGVSKADAEELKAKLEEAGASVEVK from the coding sequence ATGTCTAAAGAGACAATCATTGAAGAGATTAAAGGTATGTCCGTTCTAGAATTGAACGATCTTGTTAAAGCTATCGAAGAAGAATTCGGCGTAACTGCTGCAGCTCCTGTAGCTGTAGCTGGTGGCGGAGCTGCTGAAGCTGCTGAAGAGCAAACTGAATTTGACGTTGTTCTTACAAGCGCTGGCGCTTCTAAAATCAAAGTTGTTAAAGCTGTACGCGAAGCAACTGGCCTAGGTCTTAAAGACGCTAAAGATCTTGTAGATAACGCTCCTGGAAACATCAAAGAAGGCGTTTCTAAAGCTGATGCTGAAGAACTTAAAGCTAAACTTGAAGAAGCTGGAGCTTCTGTAGAAGTTAAGTAA
- a CDS encoding class I SAM-dependent methyltransferase, with the protein MSDHYYTNQPQSKSAPATWRFTLKGNELMFTSDSGVFSKKEVDFGSRVLIDVFREPEIEGDILDLGCGYGPIGISFAKAFANREIVMSDVNERAVSLAKQNAEANGAENTHFYVSDRLTAFSDRKFAAIATNPPIRAGKKVVHQIFEESYQALLPQGELWVVIQKKQGAPSAQEKLNQLFGSCEIVKKEKGYYILLAKKV; encoded by the coding sequence ATGTCGGATCATTATTATACCAATCAGCCGCAATCTAAAAGTGCTCCTGCTACATGGCGATTCACTTTAAAAGGCAATGAACTTATGTTCACTTCGGATAGCGGAGTATTTTCCAAGAAAGAAGTGGATTTTGGTTCCAGGGTTTTGATTGATGTCTTCAGGGAGCCTGAAATAGAAGGGGATATACTGGATCTTGGCTGTGGATATGGACCGATCGGCATTTCATTTGCGAAAGCATTCGCAAATCGCGAGATTGTGATGAGTGACGTCAATGAACGCGCAGTATCACTTGCGAAACAGAATGCGGAGGCGAATGGAGCGGAAAATACACATTTTTATGTGAGTGATCGCTTAACCGCTTTTTCGGACCGGAAATTCGCGGCAATTGCCACCAACCCTCCAATCCGGGCAGGCAAAAAGGTTGTACATCAGATATTTGAAGAGAGCTACCAGGCACTGCTTCCACAGGGAGAGCTCTGGGTTGTCATTCAAAAGAAACAAGGTGCCCCATCTGCTCAGGAAAAATTGAATCAGTTGTTCGGCTCGTGTGAAATCGTCAAGAAGGAAAAGGGCTATTACATTCTATTAGCCAAAAAAGTTTGA